One window from the genome of Helicoverpa armigera isolate CAAS_96S chromosome 4, ASM3070526v1, whole genome shotgun sequence encodes:
- the LOC135116853 gene encoding SET domain-containing protein 4, producing MGRTRRRRNKKKARDFCACDDQEEIILLNSWLSKHGMRYNDKLHLAVFQETGRGVLTKNKIRSGEELMNLPLNLTINVTTILLDNLFCNIFFENSKRCLVEYKQSISFQSLMAFYLAFLRFQSDNTKWHIYLESLPKDYSVPYFLPNDVKLNIDSDILSVISKQKDIIDSSYSIFENVLLSNVSVHNTIREFKKNFSLADYEWAYFTVNTRCVFMDLTKVIDLKNIENSIITLINDNTKISLCPYLDMINHSPNARNETKLLVSKNIENVNINSLSEDLFSDVQFSIYTKNDFDPYTQVFICYGDSHNLKLITEYGFFLPANDLDFVSFTFEDVTLFLKTKNIKLSQDQLSFINNHGLSKDLYIDSKGLSYNFYGLLLVVKYYYDQSTDVSRLIYSAAICSNDNNLNDIVAPMVRDKLLSIKESLNKLSNVNKCVILNNCVELMCQYVRILEKFIKC from the coding sequence ATGGGCCGTACACGGCGCAGAAGAAACAAAAAGAAGGCGCGCGATTTTTGCGCTTGTGATGATCAAGAAGAGATTATTTTACTGAACTCTTGGCTTTCTAAACATGGCATGCGTTACAATGACAAGCTACACCTGGCTGTATTTCAAGaaacaggccgtggtgtcctcacaaaaaataaaatacgaagtGGAGAGGAACTTATGAATTTACCTTTGAACTTGACTATCAACGTGACTACAATTTTGTTGGACAATctattttgtaacatatttttcGAGAATTCCAAAAGATGTTTAGTAGAATATAAGCAATCTATTTCTTTCCAGTCTCTTATGGCATTTTACCTCGCGTTTTTACGATTCCAAAGTGACAATACAAAGTGGCATATTTACCTCGAAAGTTTGCCAAAAGATTACTCTGTTCCATACTTTCTGCCAAATGACGTGAAGCTAAATATTGATAGTGACATTCTGTCTGTGATCTCCAAGCAAAAAGATATCATTGATTCCTCCTatagtatttttgaaaatgttttattgagtaATGTGAGTGTACATAATACAATAAGAGAATTTAAGAAGAACTTTTCGTTGGCTGATTATGAATGGGCCTACTTCACAGTAAACACAAGGTGTGTGTTTATGGATCTGACTAAagtaattgatttgaaaaatattgagaaCTCTATTATAACTCTTATAAACGATAACACCAAAATATCACTATGTCCATACCTAGACATGATCAACCACAGTCCAAATGCAAGAAATGAGACCAAGTTATTGGTGAGCAAGAATATAGAGAATGTTAACATAAATAGTTTAAGCGAAGACTTATTTTCAGATGTACAATTTTCAATATACaccaaaaatgattttgatcCTTATACACAAGTATTCATATGTTACGGGGACAGCCATAATTTGAAACTGATAACAGAGTATGGGTTTTTCTTACCAGCAAATGATTTGGATTTTGTGTCTTTTACCTTTGAAGATGTGACTTTGTTCTTAAAAACAAAGAATATCAAGTTATCCCAAGATCAGCTATCCTTTATAAACAATCACGGGTTGAGTAAAGATCTATACATTGATAGCAAAggacttagttataatttttatggtTTACTACTAGTTGTGAAGTACTACTACGATCAGAGTACAGATGTGAGTAGATTGATATACTCTGCGGCCATTTGCTCCAATGATAACAACCTCAATGATATTGTTGCGCCAATGGTCAGAGATAAACTGCTGAGTATAAAAGAGTCTTTAAATAAACTAAGCAATGTCAATAagtgtgttattttaaataactgtGTAGAACTCATGTGTCAGTATGTTAGAATATTGGAaaagtttattaaatgttaG
- the LOC135116749 gene encoding mitotic spindle assembly checkpoint protein MAD2A produces MSQQQTKNCITLRGSAQIICEYLKFAINSVLFQRGLYPPETFKTEQQYGITLLLSEDAQIKSFLTNLLTQSEEWIINKKVSKLSLVILNVANKEILECWDFNVQYEDGDAALSKEKNETIGNKDLKKIQQEIRDVMLQVAATISYLPFLDCRCSFDVLVHAKTDCDVPEKWAEAEPISIANAQNVQLKTFSTSLHKMETVVSYKLAD; encoded by the exons ATGTctcaacaacaaacaaaaaattgtatcaCACTCCGAGGATCTGCTCAAATAATTTGTGAATATCTGA AATTCGCCATAAATTCAGTTTTGTTCCAAAGAGGTTTATATCCTCCGGAGACGTTCAAAACCGAACAACAATATGGAATTACACTTTTACTTTCGGAAGACGCTCAAATTAAGAGCTTTTTAACCAATCTCTTGACTCAAAGTGAAG aatggATAATTAACAAGAAAGTAAGCAAGCTCTCCCTTGTAATCCTTAACGTCGCCAACAAGGAAATCTTAGAATGCTGGGATTTCAACGTGCAGTACGAAGATGGTGACGCAGCattatcaaaagaaaaaaacgaaaCCATAGGTAACAAAGACTTGAAAAAGATTCAACAAGAAATTAGAGATGTTATGTTGCAAGTAGCTGCAACAATATCATATTTACCGTTCCTAGATTGTCGGTGTTCATTTGACGTTTTGGTTCATGCTAAAACTGATTGTGACGTGCCTGAGAAATGGGCTGAAGCAGAGCCTATATCCATAGCCAACGCACAAAATGTTCAATTAAAAACGTTTTCCACTAGCCTCCACAAAATGGAAACTGTAGTCAGTTATAAGCTAGCAGATTAG